DNA sequence from the Glycine soja cultivar W05 chromosome 18, ASM419377v2, whole genome shotgun sequence genome:
CACATCCAACTGGGGAATGAATTAACATTATTGTTTGACATGGAAAGAACTGACAGCTCAGCCAAGTCCTGAAGAAAATTTGGAAACTCGGTCAAATTGCATGAACCCAAACCTAAAATTCGAATTTGAGGAAGGCTTACATTGGATGGGTTTTTTCCACTAGTTAATGTCAATTTATTGTCAGATATTTGAAGACAAACTAGCCTTTCGACCTTTAGAAacttgtcaagctctaattctCCCTCCAACAAATTACCGTTCACACAAAAAAATTCTAGCTTCTCAAGTTTGAAAAGAGAGTTTGGAATTTCACCCTGAAGATTGTTTTTTGCAAGCGTCATGAAACCTAAATTAGTCAGGTTCATTATCCAAGATGGAATTTGTCCACTTATATTGCTGTGATGTAGGGATAATATAGATAGCTGGGTTAGATTCGCAAAACATAATGGAATTTCGCTGCCAATATTTACAAAGCTTAAGTCTAAATTATTCATTCTTGACAGCTTACAAATCCATGAGATGGTGTCGGTGGTAAATTCATTATAACCAACTCTCAGGGCGTTTAATTTGGTAAGGTTTAacaagaatgaagaaagaagGCCCTTGAAGTTGTTGTGGTTAATTTTTAGAACAGTAAGCTGAGTGAGGTTTCCAAACGAAGAAGGAATGATCCCTGAAAAGTTGCATTGAGAAATTGATAACCAAGTCAAagacttgagatttccaatggATGCAGGTAGTGTACCATAGAAATTTGTGTTGAAGAGTTGTAACACTTCAATTTTTGTACTTGAATGAAAATCAGGAAATTTACCATTGAGGTTTAGGTTATTTCCCAAATTCAGATGTCTCAAGTTTGGAAGATGGAATATTCCAGCGGGAAATTCCCCATATAGTTCACAATTGTAAAGAGAGAGTTGACGCAAAGATgtaatatttgataatatataaggTACGGAAGATGAAATGGTCACCAAATCAAGAAGAAGTATTTCAAGATTAGTTGAGTTTTGAATTAAGCTTCTTAGAGTGGATATTTTCAAACTCAAAAGATTGGCTGAATCTGGAGAACTAGAAAATCCCCATGTTAGATCGAGAGACAGCAACTTGGTCAAATGTGAGACTAGTTGTGGgatttcaccaaaaaaataggCTTGAGAAAGGTTGAGATACCTTAACTGTGAAAGCTCACCAATCCTAGATGGAATTCGAGAGTAATTGAAGTGATTATCAGCAAGATCAAGGctttgaaggtgtttgaggTGAAAGAGGCTGCTATTAGCGTCCATTGTACCATAGAGTTGGCTGCTACTGAGATCAATGCCAATGACATGATTTGTTTGGTGATCACATTGAATGCCATCCCATGAACAGCAATCAGTGGTTGCATTCCAAGATGCTATTTTTGGATAACTGAAAGGATTATAAGAAGCAGACTTACTAATAACAAAACTTTCCTTAAATTGCACCAACGCATAGCTTTCATCTTCATGGCATCTTGTAGGTGGAACAAAAAGAAGACACTTAGCAACAGTAAATGAAAACAGTGAATAAATTAAGAGAAACTGTGTTGACAGACCAAAAGAATCCCTAAACCCCATTGTAtcttttgataatttataagcTGAATTGTTCACATAAAAAGTGAGATGCACGCTAAGTGGTATTTATACTCGATTAATCAACTTCTCATGCAAAAGTATCAAACCACGTGCATTGactgtaatttaaaaattaaaaatgttaacttTATGAAAGTGATAAACAGAAACAGTGGCGTACATTTTGGGTAAAGAAAACCATGGGTGCTGGTCTATTTCGTTAATAGTCCAGATATAGTTTTGCCATTAAATTCAAGTTTCTGTTGCGTTTACAACCAATTGGCTATTATATTAGGCTCTGcgattttttttgttgtccttaaattagttcttttttttttccaatcccGTATACTTCAAGCGTgcattttattgaataattgcATCATTTTGGTCATCGAAATAAGTGTCAATGGTCAATTCAATTTGCAACTGAAttaatgaaaattcaaatagaaTTGTATGAATTACTataagtttaaattaaattaaattatttttaatatatcaaattagttcaaaattttaaaacgaTTTCTtaacttatatattaattttataatatttataatttctaagaAACTAATGATTTCTTAACTTATATATCAattgacaatttattttataattttgtgtttaaaataaaataaataataattgaacgAACAAATTGTTAACaaatattttgcacatgatcTAACGTTAaaatttagtgtttatttttacaattgatTTAGTTAAGTTACAAGAtgaactaaatttaattaaattgtttataattaattaattattataagatgATGTCGTGTGATGCTTGTGTGTATGTTTATATTTACATCTGCGAAAAATCTCATTTTAGGTGTGAATAGTAAGTTTTAAACTGTTTGAGTTAAAATTAATGAACCTTGAGTGATAGGAAGGAGGTGGGTTGAATATAATGATGAGGTAATAATGTTTAATCATAACATATATGCATTTATGAATAACATTGCATGTGAGTAGGCACATAAGTTGAGAGAGCTTGGTGGGCTCTCAATCAAGTGGTGGAGGTTGTTGGTGTTGGTTAACGAGAATGAACATATAGAATGGATGGGTGTATGAATCCTTAGATAGGTAAAGGTCTTTGCAAGTCTTATCAAGATAAGTCACTACTTATACTCatccattttttatataaacatattTCTTCCGTAGGATTAATTCAAGTCTTCCTGAATGACCAAAGTGTAATTATGTTAGGGAATGTGTTTAGGTTGATCATTCGAAAGGTGAAATTTGCTTGGAGTAAAGAGTTAACATAATAGTTAGACATGTGTATTGATATTTGTAATTGAAGAATGATATGTTACTTGATGAGTTGTATAATTACATTGTTATTGAAAATGTGAAGAATTTTCTACGTATGTTTCGAAATGGTGATCTTAcggaatttttaattatatgatgtttcttttaaaatgaatttaccCTTACATTGTATGTTGAATTATGATGATTGTATTATTTCACACGAAAGCATATTATAATGTAACTTTTGAAGAGATGTCACTAATGGTTGATCTGGACTTGGTGGTGGGCTTAGGGGAGAAATCCAaaagtaagtcatttatttaTGCTTTGTTAGCTTAGGGTTTATATATGATTATGGATCTATTGTATTTATTTCCTTAATGAAAACTTTAAGATTTATTTGGAGATTTGTTTATGATGCTTGGATGATGTAGTGTCTTGGGATACACATATATTTATGTTTGATGTCTTGAGGATCTTTTATGAGTGATATTTATGAGACATGCTTGTATTCACACAaatattataagtatttttgttaattaaactaatttaagagttttataagatataaaagtaaatttttttaggttAACGTCTTAGTGTTACATGTAATAGTATCTAGATCGTTGCACATGGCACAAGgtgataatattattattattattattattattattattattattatatactttaaatcaatgttaattttgtcttattaattaactatattaattgaaatatatttttatttattattaaaaaaacttaatttttgtttttgcaaataatattaagtatgaaaaatttataaatcattattgaaataatattattaattaaaattatcgaTTTTGTTAGCCGTTCCAAATGTGATTGGCTTCTCGATCGTTGGTAGTATTGGAGGTAACTCCTAGTTCTACCTCTaattattcaacaaaaacataaaaatttgtGTGGTCTTGGGCTCAAGTTTGAGACTTAATATTCTGTTCCTATATCTCGAATGTTTGGAGAATATTGCGTTGGGACCCAAAACTATGAATAATACGAGGACTAAAATCCAActagtaaaatttgaataagaaATAGTGTCGTGCATTTTGGGTAAGAATATTTGTGTTCATATGTACGTAAtttcaaacatttattttatgtttaaatctatCTTTGATTTCATCcctaataaatatgttttttatgtttggtttgtgataaatttttattttacactgGGTctctaatatttcaaaaaaattacctGAGGTTTCTGCTCTTAATATGTAATCGTTAATTGTCTTTGTGGCTGTGTTAACTGAACACGTAAGGATGTGATCTGTCTGTCAAGTGTAGCCTTTGGTATTACTGTTTTTGACGCTGGAGACTTTGTTTTTgcatccatttttttttgttactgtTTCTGTTACTGTATTGTGGTGCAATCTGAAATGCCGAAATGAGGCTCTTTGgatttattgttttgacttgaccTGTGTTGTTATTCACCCTTGTATGTTATGTGTTTCAAAAATGTCACGGGAGGACGCGTTTGTGAAGTATGTGGGTGGGATTTTGAACGTGATGGTTCAGGATTTGAGCTTAGGGGTAGTGCGGCTATGCGATTTGTACGCCAAGGAAGAGAGGGAGCTTTAGGTTGAGCTTTTTTTAACCTAAATCGAAATGACATGGTAATTatgcaaatataaaataagaaaattcctGTGTAATTCCTAGGACAAATACTATACATGATACTACACGTAACATGCTTGCGTGTTAACCATCTGATAGGTAGAAGACAAATATTGTCTAATGACAATAATGATAAAGATCTGAgataaaatttttgaaattttattaaaattttgggGACCcgatcaaaaagaaaaaataatcagaGACCAAACGCAAAAAACATGTATTTATCaaggatcaaaaacatatttaaaccttcATTTTATAATACAACAATTTAGAAAAAAGATTGCCATCACTAATCAATTTTATTAGTTCTCAAAttagtaaaaatttaaacaattcttttatgaataataaaaaagaaaatcatgttAAAGATTGTTTAAAAAGTATAATGATGAGGATTCAAGTAAATTATCCAGATGATAAAATtataggtttaaatatgtttttgattcctaataaatatttaataataattttatttttgatcattcatattatttttagtatttttagtacatgataagtttgtttcttgataaacttttttcatttattattaattatgactaaaacaaaattcgttaatttataataaagtaaatacaaaattattaatttatcaaggattaaaaatatcaagaatcacaaacaaaaatgttaatttcttAAGAACTTGacgcaaaataaaaatttattatgaaataaacagaaaatttggatatttattgaaaataaaaacataattaaaccaAAATTGTATTATCAACGGTTAATTACATCACTCATGCATGTAAAATTCATGTATTATAAAATAGATAGATAGCTCTTTATTCAATTTAGTGGCTAACATGGTACGCGTTATCTATTCGAAGCCTTATCTATATTAAGACTTTCTTCATTATCTTCCAATAATTTTTCTGACTATTCTAGGTCTTTGGGTCgtttctatatatatttatttgtctGTAATATTTAGTTAGACCTCACAAGTTGCTTTCTCTTGTTATGTCTCACTATACATAATTTGAATCGTGCATTTTGGATAAAATCTTCTTCTGTGTTTATATCTCCGGTTCTCCATGGCTAGAAATGACCATACGTGACCCATCCAATTTGGAAAGCTCAAATTTTGACTATTTCAATCAAAGAAAAGTCAGTAAGAAAATCtattatattcttttaagatatatttaaatttacgtAAAAACtagataaaggaaaaaaaaaactcacttaTAAAGGTCATCTATGAGGAGATTAAAATCTTAGAGATAGACCAGGTATACTCCTCTCCAAATATATgcaccataaaaaaaatattttagtccttttaaaattattttttaaacagtccctgtaatattcaattttttggtGTTATTCTCTACCTTGGCTTAGTTGTTGATAACTACTGGGTAACTAAAGAGTCTGAgactaaaataaagaataagatATATTTATGGATGATATATAATTCTACCGAGAATCTATTGTCTATTGGTACCTGCATTGGATAGAGTAAAAATATATGAGCTCAATGAGAATGAGTTTGAGGTCAAAGATTTACTCATAGAATTTAATGGGAATGGATAATATGTTTAATACACAAACCATAAAAGAAAACTAATATAATCCTGAAAAGACTGG
Encoded proteins:
- the LOC114395615 gene encoding receptor-like protein 6 yields the protein MGFRDSFGLSTQFLLIYSLFSFTVAKCLLFVPPTRCHEDESYALVQFKESFVISKSASYNPFSYPKIASWNATTDCCSWDGIQCDHQTNHVIGIDLSSSQLYGTMDANSSLFHLKHLQSLDLADNHFNYSRIPSRIGELSQLRYLNLSQAYFFGEIPQLVSHLTKLLSLDLTWGFSSSPDSANLLSLKISTLRSLIQNSTNLEILLLDLVTISSSVPYILSNITSLRQLSLYNCELYGEFPAGIFHLPNLRHLNLGNNLNLNGKFPDFHSSTKIEVLQLFNTNFYGTLPASIGNLKSLTWLSISQCNFSGIIPSSFGNLTQLTVLKINHNNFKGLLSSFLLNLTKLNALRVGYNEFTTDTISWICKLSRMNNLDLSFVNIGSEIPLCFANLTQLSILSLHHSNISGQIPSWIMNLTNLGFMTLAKNNLQGEIPNSLFKLEKLEFFCVNGNLLEGELELDKFLKVERLVCLQISDNKLTLTSGKNPSNVSLPQIRILGLGSCNLTEFPNFLQDLAELSVLSMSNNNVNSFPSWMWGKTSLRSLSVSHNSLKGKISPLICNLKSLVHLDLSFNNLTGIVPSCLVSSSQFLQTLVLKANKLFGHIPQTYMLTSALRMIDLSNNNLQGPLPKALVNCRMLEVIDVGYNKINDSFPCWLGTLLELKVVGLRDNHLYGSIRCPATCTFPKLHIIDLSHNQFSGNLPLKTIQNWKSMKSSNYSQLQYESYPPLKFVGSSTSMNVVFSYLFTMCNKGRVMVYANLREFYYLIAMDLSNNKFSGEIPDVMGDLIGLILLNLSNNMLSGNIPSSLGKLSNLEALDLSLNRLSGKIPQQLEELTFLSYMNVSFNNLSGPIPQNDQFDTFEGSSFEGNQGLCGNQLLKKCDTDGGSPFAPPSASDDDQDSGLFGQFDWKVVLIGYGGGLLAGVALGRTFSQEIIEWLKRLV